Sequence from the Kogia breviceps isolate mKogBre1 chromosome X, mKogBre1 haplotype 1, whole genome shotgun sequence genome:
ATGGTGCCGGGCGGACAGCAGAGCATTAGAACTGCAAAAGCCTCGCGGGCGGGAGGAAGTGCGAGGCTGGAGGCGGGAgcgcgggcgggggaggggcgctgCGCCATGTTTCCGTGTCACCCGCCGAGTCGCCGGCGCTGGGCTCGGCCGCCGGCTCCCGCCTGCCTCCGTAACAGCAGAAAGCGTGCGATTAGCAGCCAGACAGGCGGGGACTCCGGGCCCGCGGGgccgccgcacacgccgcccgcGGCCCGGCCCCGCGCCCCCCCGCCCGCCGGGTAATCATCCTCCTCGCTGCAGCGCTGTGTGCACTCTCATTAGAGCAGGGAGGCTTTTCTCTGCGCACTCGCTCGGCTCCCGCTGGCAAAACAACGCCTTCCCCGGCCGGGCCCTGGGCCAGGAGCTCCGGGGAGGGCgggacgggggagggggggtgaggCAGGGCAAGCGGCGCAGGTCATCTCGGCTGCCCGATCTCTGGGCACACAGGAGATGGGGAGGGTCCATCGGCCCTGCCCACGCCGAGTGGCAAAGTCCGAACCCCGTACCAGTGCCGCCATGACCTAGTCTTGTCCCCCGCCGGAGGCTAGAATGGGGGCTGAGGGGAGATGAGTGTGTCTGGTTTGGAGAGCGGGGGCGGACACCGGGAAGACTCCCAAAACAGGTTTTGCCCCATCTATCTTGCGAACGACCTCCTGAGGCCAGAAGCTGAATCCCAGGGGTGGCGGCCCTTCGACCCTCAGGGAGACCCGAGTCCCCGAGCTTCGGGCTTGATCGCACAGAAAGGGTGGGAGTTGGGGGCGGCCAGGGCGCGGCTGCGCCTGGCCCTGAGCTTCGGAGCCCCATTTTCTCCTCCGCGATCTCTGCACACAACAGTAGGCAGCGTCTCCCGGCACCACGCGCCCAGCTGCAGGGCCCGGGAGCAGGTGTTCCTGCCCGGCCGGAGTGGCGGCTCCGCGCCCCTCCTGTCCCAGCTGCCGGGGGAGCCGCGCTGATGGCGGTAATAGAGGAAGGTCCCGCTGGACCTCGAGAAGGGTCCTCCGGGTTTAAATGGGGATGCCCCAGGGCGAGGGCAGCCGCCTGGGACTAGGAGGGATCGAAGGTGACGCGCGACCAGCCTTCGTCTGGAACAGTCCTAGGGGCCAGCGGAGGCCGCTCGGTGCGGCGCAAGGGCTTCCGGTCCCGGTgactgcggcggcggcggcggggcggcTGGGAAGTTCCCGGGGCGGCCGCGAGGAGCACCCTCCCCTGGCTGCCGCCGCCGCGCAGCTTTCGGAACGGCGCCCTAGAAGCCTCTCGGCGTCTGGCAGCGCCGCTCTCGGCCGGCGCGGGGATGGGGGCTGCGGGGTGGTCCGGACCCAGCCCCCCGCAGGGCGGGGGAAGGGGGGCCGGAGACCCCGCGGGAGCTGCGGCGCGCCTCCCTGCCCCCGctcctcgccgccgccgccgccgccgccgccgccgctgatATGGCGGGCACGTGAAGCGCAGCTCGGCGCCTCGGCGCCAGCCAGGGAGCGGCCTGCCCCGCCGGCTCAGCTTACCCGCGGGCCCAGGAACGCGGAACCGAGCCCGGCCGGGCCCCGCAgagcccgcgcccccgccccgctcccAGCTCGCCGCGGCCCCGCACCCCCTCCCCGCCCGCGCCTGGTCTTGGGGCCGCGCCAGACTGGTCGCCCGAGGGGAACTCAGGCTGACTAATGGGACGCGTGTGGGCCTTACGTGAGGCCCGGCTGTCAGCGGATGCCCGTTTGCTTGGCGCCTACGCTGGGGCCAGGCTTTTCGCGGAAGGGCGAGAGGAGGGGTTTCCCCGCTCGGCGGTTTCGGCTCCCCGGGGACTATCCGGCCGCGGCTAGCCCCGGGCTTTAGGTCGTACCCGGAGAGGGCAGACTCGGTGTACGCCCAGCGCCGAGTTGCGAACCCGTGATGGGGGGTGAAGAAGTGGGACTCGGGAGCTGTAAGCCGGAGGTGGGCGCAGAGGCTCATCAACTTAGCCTGGGGCGCCTACCTTGATGTTTGCGATCTGGGGCCAGCGGCTGGGTTGGGGGGAATTTACAGGCCGCCCTGCGGGCCTGGAGTTCAATACCGAAACCTCCCTCAACAAATAGAAAGTCTTCTGGAAACCCCTTGGTGAGATTTTTGTGCGAGAAAAGAATTTTATAAGACTCCCTGAGAGTCCGGTTCGGCTGAGAGTTCTCGGGTTCTGGGGCGCATGACGCCTTTTCCTTCCTTTACAGGGGCCTGTAAAAATCAGCAGAGTTTCTTATTATTTCGCATTAACAACCGCTTCGTGTTGACATAGTTATATGATCCTCCCAAATATAACTACCTGTTTAGTTTTAACACACGAGCGCGATGGTGAAACACAAACAGCGATCAggaactcagagaaggaaaaccCGGCTGCGAGCCTGGGGTTGGATGCAGGATAAATCCTCATCACGCATCCCTGGTTTTATTCAGCTTAATTACACTAGTAATCCTGCCCCCCACGAGAAAGCCTGAAACCTTGTAGTCGAGGTGCGACTTTTCCTGGGGAGCCCCGCGGATGGGGAGGGGGTTGCTGGTGTAGAGAAGGTGAGTTTTAAATGTCAGTTCCAAATGAAAATGCTTTCCttcagcctttttctttttttgatgcaGTTTTCGAAAGGAGCATTTTTGTGAGATAAGAAGTGACCGATCAAAATCGCTGAGGGGAGGTTGTAAGCAGCCGCTTTGCCTCAGCTTAGCGTTATCTTATCTTTCACACTTGCATGGcggaaaaaaaaattggcttaTCTTTATCCCCACCCCCTTCTCGCCTTAATTGCTAAAAAACACTGGTGTGTTAAACGGGGAGGAAGGAGGTCTCTGGATTGTCAGTGGAAAGGGAAGATTCAAAAATGTGGGCACCTGGGGGAAGCCAGGATAGTAGGGTTTATTCTTGTCCCCGGGCCTTTCTTTTTAGTACAACGTAGAAGGTCCAGTCCGGGGAGGAAGGCTCGATggccagatttaaaaaaaaaaaaaatctggggatGGCCTTGGGTCGTGTGGCTTCCCTAGGCCTCACTTTCTCCGCGGTGCATTTACCAACCTCTTCTTCCCTTCATCCCTCAGAAGCTAGCGGTGGGTCTGGGATTGAGGCCTCTCACTCTGCCTTCATTCCTACCCCCCCCATACACGTCCCCCTTTTGGGGAGGGGGATGCAAGGCTGGGGCACACGGCCTGCtggaaatcattaaaatatatgcGAGTGTCTGCAAACACACACTTTTAAATCATGGCGTTTCCCCTCCACGCTGGTATATTTAAACTCCAGAGCGAGCTGGATCTCCTCCCTCTCAGTCGTTTGTCTGTGTCACCGACAGGCCGCTAATGGCCGGGCTTCCAGGCGCTGTGCATTATGCATTAGCCTCCTCCCTCCGCCGCACACAGAAGGTTCTGTCAGGCCTCGCAAAACAAACCACCCTGCgcatcccccccccccgccccgcgctcGCGGCCGGGGGCTGCGCGACTGCCAACGTGCTGGAGACGCCGGGATGGGGGGGAGCATCGCGGGCGAAGGCCGAGCAGATTGGAcccggagggggaggggggagggggggaaatgCAGCGGATTAGGCCGTTTGGAATCCCCAGCCCTGCGCTAGCCCCAAGCTTTGCTCCCTGGCTGACCTTCCCGGGGCAACCGCCCCGCGCCACTCACCTCTGCGTCCGACTTTGTGGTGGCCTCAGAGGTACTCAGGGACAGGCCAGCGCCGCGTTTTCATCTGCTGGGCGGTACTCCCTTCTTGCCCCGAGTGAGGGGCTGGCGGAGCCTTCCAGATCCCTCCAGTCCCCGGGATggtgcccgcgaaggggctcagGGTGGTGCGTGTCCCCAGGGGTCCCGCGGCCACCGAGGAGGGAAGCTGCAAATAAAACGGCTCGGGCGGAAGGCCGCCCTGCTGGGTCTGCGAGCGAGGAGTTGGTGTTCTCCGCCCCCTTCTCCCCGCGGTTCCCACTCACTGACCCCGACTGGGTAAAATATGAGCTGGAGGCACCTCGCTAAATAAGCAGCCCGGGCGGGACGTGGCGTCTGAGTTTATCTACAGGAGCATCCAGCCCAGCTCGGTGGCTTCGAGTGCTCTTAAGCAGGGGCCAGGTGGGGCGCAAGACGGGGCCTCCCCAAGCCGCCAGTATTTATGCTCATTCGGCTGACATCCGTCTACCCAGCAAGCCCCTCAGTGTCAGCGGTAGTTCACCCACCGGTGCCTGGTCAGAGCCTGAAATCTAGCCCAGACCAGAAATTCTGAGAGGCAGTTGCTACTACCATGTTGGGCCTGCCTTCTGGACCCTCCTCCCACAAACGCCCAGTAACCGTTAAAAGACTAGACAGAAAGAGCAACCGTCTTCAACCTGGAGACCCCTAAGTCTAGCAGACTCCTACCAGGGAAGGCAGCTACCTTTAGATGTTTCCAGATAAGTGAAATCCCTAGGACAAGGATGCCTTGTGCTTGGGAGATGGGCCAGTGGGTCTTCTAAGTGCCACTTGATAAGCCCAGAGCTCTTTTACAAAGTGACCAGGGAAGactgttattgtaggtgtttgttttttaaaatagttaacagGCTAGCTCACACTATATAGAGTAAAAATACATTCTCTGTAATCACACAAATCCCACCTATTCTGATAACCAGTGGCATAGACGTGAGAACAGCCTCTGAAGAGCACCATCGGGGCCTACAGAGCTTTATGACTTAGTTCCTGCAAGTATGTTACAAACAAACCCCACGCACCATGTTAGGGTCCCAGGGTCCTCCAAACACCAGGTAAGAGCCGCACCACGGGATGCATGACCTTTCCCGTAGGCCTTGGGAGGTGACTGAAGGTGTGGAAGAGGGCCTGGCAGACCTTACACAGTCAGCCTGGCAGGCAAAGGGTGACCAGGCTCCAGGCCTGCTCCCCGGAAGTGCCAACCTGCTTGTCCAGTTGCAGAGGCTGGATAGAATCCGAAGCAGGAGAGTGCCCGAGAGCCATAGGTTATAACTGGGAGACCCTTCCCAGGGgacaagaggcaggtgggagaggaGTGGCCCTGCAGCTCAGTTGGAAGCACCTCGCCATTCTGtgcctatttctttatttctccgcTGCCTGTGCGGCCTCCCTTCCCTTGCGCTCACTCGCTGGCTCTCTCCCGCCGCCTCCTCCTTTGCTTTCATTGAAATCCTCCCCTTGCTGAGTGCCGAGTGTAGCAGCCTGACCCCCAGGTCAGCTCCTGAGGGACTcgtgggagggcagaggaggagggagcaGGAGTAGGCCCGCACAGGCTGCAGGCTCCATGGTGTCCCCACTCCCGGAGCCCCTTCCCAAGTGAGGACACAAGATGGGACTGCCATTCCTGAGCTTTCTGCTTCACCTCCCTGGAATAATGCCAACCAACTGGGCCAATAGGTGTAaactccttccccctcctccaccttaGAGCACCTCAGGAAAAATCTCACATTTTAATCCCCAGTGAGTCATGAACCCCTCCCCCCCCCGTACATTCATGCCTCTTAGGACTGccttaataagattttttttaataagatattttttaaagtcccacAGAGTTGCAAAATATATCCCTCGGAGATGGAAGGGAAACCTTTTAATCCCACCAAGGATACCACGGAGGCAAGACTCcttaaaaaggggggagggggtggggtgcgtGCGCTCGCGTGCGCGCGCGCATACTGCAAATTACGTCAAAGGCGAATTTACTGGTCTGTTTGTCTCCAGCATCAAATTTCTCCCACAGTCAGCCCTCCTCTGGCCCCTTCGCATTTACGGCACCGCCCCCCTCCCCaattcattttaacttttaaagttagACAAACAGGCCCCTTTGTCAGCAGCCCTGGGAGGCCACAGGACTCGGAGAGGCAGCAGACTCCGTGTTTTAACTTGGTTCCTGGATTTTCCAAAAGTTCTGGACGGTTACACGCAACTTTCAACTCCGGGAAAAGCCTGTGCCTGGGGGGAGAGTTGGGGAGGcatgggaaggggagagaaggtgGCCGGGCATGGGGCCAGGGTCTCTGCGGTGGCCTAACTGAGCCAGAAGAGCCTGGCACGGCTCCGCACTCACCCAGGCCAGCTCTCCCTCTCGGCCCACAGTGGCACAGCGGCCTCCTTGCCTGGAACCGCATTCAGTGTTTCCCCACAAATACCCAACTTAAGCCTTCCCGGttattttagatttgttttgAATAAAAGGAGTTGCTTCAAAAAGAAATGTTGCTACAACACACAACCAGAGGCCTTTTCTCCAGCTGTGTCTGTAACTTGCATGCGTTCAGTCTTATAACTTTTAATGTCTGGCCCTAAAATGTCTTTATAAAAAATAGCTTTACAGCATAATAGTCCAGGTGTCTTTCTGCTTGTTACCggagattaaaaaaatgtgtgggTTAGCCTTCAGAGACATCCACCTCCAGAGAGACCAGGAAGAAAAAGGCGTACATTCCATTATGCAGGCACGGGTCCTGGAAGCCGTGGCGGCCCAGCAGGGCTGGGAACTGCTCACAGGGGCACTTGCCCGCCTGTCTTTTGCATCAGTTGTTTTAAGCAGCTCTGGAGCATGAAGATTTAATTCTGCCCGAAGTTTCGTGTTTCAAACGGTAGAGATGTTTCACTTCTGCTTTGGAAAAGGCTGTTTTTATAACTATGTACTGAGAactaaaacagaataaataaaatcgCACCTAACACCAGTCCTGCAGTCAGTATTAAGTCTAATTTTTTAAAGGGATCTGCTAGCTAGAGCTGATTTTGGCCTTGACCTTGACTTAGTAATCAACTTGAGATGCTTTTGATTATTTTTGGCATGGAGACACTCcaggatattttaaaactttccgtGTGGATTTACAAGCCACCTCCATTTCGGATTGATGTTCTCATCGAGCCTGCACCATCTTGTCCTTAGGCAGAAAGAGACTCCCCCACGTTCAGCATAAAAAGAGCCTATCCAGCAACGGAGTGGGGTCACCTTTTGCGGCGGTGTCCGGGCCCGGTTAGGCCggaacacccctcccccactcccaccccttcccGCCCGCTTCACGAACTGGGGCTTCTCGGCTCGCCCTAGAGGCTCTGCGCTCTGGGGAGGCCGGAACCTCGCCTCTCCGCTTCCCCCTCTCGCCTGcctgcccccgccctccccccgcgCCCAGCGCCGCGTCGGGTGCGCTGGAGAAGCTCAATACGTGTCAATTGAATTGAACTGCTGCGGGCTCAGGCTGTACGCCGCCGCCGAGCTCCGATCAGCACGACGTTACCGAGTGGAAATTTATGGAGCGAACGGTGTAAGCCAAAAGTTGCTCCCTGCCAAGGAAAATAAAACGCGGGAGATAATCTCCCGAGGCAGGGGTGAGGGGCCAGGACAGACCCTCTAATCATCTGAGACGCAGACTGAAATGCCCGAGAACGGGGAGAAATTCTGGTGGATCTCCACTCCCctaccgcccccacccccgcctccttGTGCCCCACGGGCTGCCTCCTCCATCCCCCGCCTCTCCAAGCAATTCCCACACAATCGAAACGTCCGGGGAACTCGGGCGCGGAGTTCGGGCGGAACGGCCACCGTTGCCCAAGGTGGGGTTTTCAGGTAGCTCTTGACAACGAAATGGGAAAGGGCTTCTCCGGGAGAAAGGGGCGACCCAGGGTGGGGATGGGCACCGACGCGCACTCGCCAGGCTCTGCTTCGTCTCGGAGGGGACGCACGACCGGGAGAGCGCAGCGCTGGTGGCGAGAGGAGGCAGCGGCGGGTGCCGCTGGGGTTTGACAGCTTTGGCTGAGCCGAGTGCTAGGCGCTTTATGGTAATTGCGGTCCTCCACTGGCCTTCTGGGTAGCGAGGGGAGTCTCGGCGCGCGGCTGGGAgagccgcccccgccgccccccatcCCCTCGGCTCAGGATCAGCGggccgcccgcgccgccgccgccgcccaagTCGGTCTCTCGCTCGCCCAGGACGCGCGCCCGGGTTGGGTGTGCGCAGCCAACTCGGTCCGAGCGGGGGAAGGGAGGACAAGGGGCGAGGGGGACGCCACCCAAGTGGTCTGGGGTTCGGACCCAGAGAGGCGAAACGCGCCGGGAGCCGATGACGGCTGGGGAAACTCGGGCAAACCTTTCTTGGGGAATCACCCCTCCGAAACCCCACCGCCCAGGCGCTGCAACGGAGGGTGAGCGGAGGGTGAGCGGAGGCTGGGGGAGCTCAAACTTGCGAGAgctggaggcggcggcggcgggcgggcggctgTCGCCCGAGCGCTGCGcctgcggggggaggggaggcggctgctgggagggagggagggaggg
This genomic interval carries:
- the LOC136793388 gene encoding uncharacterized protein; translation: MSLCAHLRLTAPESHFFTPHHGFATRRWAYTESALSGYDLKPGASRGRIVPGEPKPPSGETPPLALPRKAWPQRRRQANGHPLTAGPHVRPTRVPLVSLSSPRATSLARPQDQARAGRGCGAAASWERGGGAGSAGPGRARFRVPGPAGKLSRRGRPLPGWRRGAELRFTCPPYQRRRRRRRRRRGAGAGRRAAAPAGSPAPLPPPCGGLGPDHPAAPIPAPAESGAARRREASRAPFRKLRGGGSQGRVLLAAAPGTSQPPRRRRRSHRDRKPLRRTERPPLAPRTVPDEGWSRVTFDPS